One Laribacter hongkongensis DSM 14985 DNA window includes the following coding sequences:
- a CDS encoding phage head morphogenesis protein, with amino-acid sequence MRTIVEEEIGGVQLLVQDKDGDPPTGLFARAFNSAMDRAIERIARLVPRSMLERMAAGMVRRANQQNHRQTAQAVNAAIGIDVGQMIERSPSVAAQVEAATIHNVNLITSIQSQYLDQVRTTVMQAVTSGQRHESIIASVRETGRVSESRARLIARDQTNKLNGALTKARQTSLGVRRYRWSGANDERERETHRENNGKIFSWDDPPPTGHPGEDINCRCVAIPIIELD; translated from the coding sequence ATGCGCACGATCGTTGAAGAGGAAATCGGTGGAGTCCAGCTCCTGGTCCAGGACAAGGACGGTGACCCGCCGACCGGCCTGTTCGCCAGGGCTTTCAATTCGGCAATGGATCGCGCCATTGAGCGGATTGCCCGACTGGTTCCCAGATCCATGCTGGAGCGGATGGCTGCAGGCATGGTGCGGCGGGCCAACCAGCAGAACCACCGCCAGACCGCACAGGCCGTCAATGCCGCCATCGGCATCGACGTTGGTCAGATGATCGAGCGCTCACCATCCGTGGCTGCGCAGGTCGAAGCCGCCACGATCCATAACGTGAACCTGATCACCAGCATTCAGAGCCAGTATCTGGATCAGGTCCGCACCACAGTCATGCAGGCCGTGACCAGTGGCCAGCGACATGAATCGATCATTGCGTCGGTTCGCGAAACAGGCCGGGTTTCGGAAAGCCGGGCCCGGCTGATTGCCCGTGACCAGACCAACAAGCTGAACGGAGCGCTCACGAAAGCGCGCCAGACATCGCTTGGAGTGCGCCGCTATCGCTGGAGCGGTGCGAACGATGAGCGGGAGCGCGAAACGCACCGGGAGAACAACGGAAAAATTTTCAGCTGGGACGATCCGCCGCCCACTGGCCATCCCGGGGAGGACATCAACTGCAGGTGTGTCGCCATCCCGATTATCGAACTTGACTAG
- a CDS encoding DNA-binding protein, giving the protein MRDYAKIAPTFWTGRTGRSLRGNPEAQVVAMYLMTTPHANMIGVFHCPLIYIAHETGLPLEGASKGLQSLIDAGFCTYEADMELVWVHEMARFQIGDSLKPNDNRVAGVRNEYERIPESLVRQGFYRRYQSVYHLPEEHFDASPFEAPSKSLGSQEQEQEQEQEQEQEESSGKGTPPVQRANGASPPPANRADPNKARANEITAMLRKRGAALQAQDPRVLAWAAEGVSDAQLLTALDLAQRRRADQQSAQPVNAGFLDTLLREPAPRVASGGNGRRSFDPSAYINQRIHDEPEAIIIDGECQRLAYTAPGPRKQIDDHPPVQPPGRHVPEPLAGKFPQRRGHGGLERHVG; this is encoded by the coding sequence ATGCGTGACTACGCAAAAATAGCGCCCACTTTCTGGACCGGTCGTACCGGTCGCTCGTTACGGGGCAATCCAGAAGCCCAGGTTGTCGCCATGTACCTGATGACGACACCCCACGCCAACATGATCGGCGTATTTCATTGCCCGCTGATCTACATCGCACATGAAACCGGACTACCCCTGGAAGGGGCTTCAAAGGGGCTTCAAAGCCTGATTGATGCAGGATTTTGCACCTATGAAGCCGATATGGAGCTGGTTTGGGTACACGAAATGGCCCGATTCCAGATCGGCGACTCACTAAAGCCTAACGACAACCGTGTAGCCGGTGTGCGCAACGAATATGAGCGCATCCCTGAAAGCCTTGTCCGGCAAGGGTTTTACAGACGATACCAGTCGGTTTACCACTTGCCTGAAGAGCATTTTGACGCAAGCCCCTTTGAAGCCCCTTCAAAGTCCCTTGGAAGCCAAGAGCAGGAACAGGAGCAGGAACAAGAACAGGAGCAGGAGGAAAGCAGCGGCAAAGGAACTCCACCAGTTCAGCGCGCAAACGGGGCTTCGCCGCCGCCTGCCAACCGGGCTGATCCAAACAAGGCCCGGGCCAACGAAATCACCGCGATGCTGCGCAAGCGGGGTGCTGCGCTGCAGGCCCAGGATCCGAGGGTGCTGGCATGGGCTGCCGAGGGAGTCAGCGATGCGCAGTTGCTGACTGCGCTGGATCTCGCCCAGCGCCGGCGGGCTGACCAGCAAAGCGCCCAGCCGGTCAACGCCGGATTTCTCGACACGCTGCTGCGTGAGCCTGCCCCACGGGTAGCAAGCGGAGGTAACGGGCGCAGATCTTTCGACCCGTCGGCATACATCAACCAGAGGATTCACGATGAACCCGAAGCCATCATCATCGACGGTGAATGCCAGCGTCTGGCTTACACCGCGCCCGGCCCTCGAAAACAAATCGATGATCACCCGCCTGTACAACCGCCTGGACGGCATGTACCCGAACCTCTGGCAGGCAAATTTCCCCAGCGAAGAGGCCACGGAGGCTTGGAAAGACACGTGGGTTGA
- a CDS encoding anti-CBASS protein Acb1 family protein produces the protein MSKQAKNRRPQHGRGKGMVATDGLQSMAMRLGGRQREMSYARVNLLTDQRNQLDALWFEDWCARKICDKKSRDMTRRWRTVKSNDTPAAELERFERLERRLNVREVIRQAHQWASLYGTGAIILVGDGQDPTVEFGEDERLVRLVALDRHSISASTEREQNVLSPVFGEPVTYTIKGMQEIHRSRVILVRAVERPPSDAERLWGISDLEGVIEAVKRFDMLSLNVGDLVTESKVDVFKIQGFANKIAAGFENEIIQLISSIQAIKSTTNSVVVDGEIEYEQKELTFTGLKDLLVEFRNTVAGAADMPLTVLFGQSAAGFASGQEDITNYHESIHGLQESRLRHVFDRLDPILARMLWGKTPDDWWFEFPPLTELTAEQRANVLNITATACGTLLDRGVLREDQILSELKQSELFDNVTEQDVTAARSLAGSHEEDPYGFAPITGIARPTDPTKPAVTPGNAQQANRGVVPAAAA, from the coding sequence ATGAGCAAACAAGCAAAAAACCGCCGGCCACAACATGGCCGAGGCAAAGGTATGGTCGCGACTGACGGTCTGCAGAGCATGGCTATGCGACTGGGCGGCCGACAGCGCGAGATGAGTTATGCCCGCGTCAACCTGCTGACGGACCAGCGCAACCAGCTGGATGCACTGTGGTTCGAAGACTGGTGCGCACGGAAGATCTGCGACAAGAAATCACGGGACATGACGCGCCGGTGGCGCACGGTCAAGTCAAACGATACTCCGGCCGCAGAGCTCGAGCGTTTCGAGCGGCTGGAGCGGCGTCTGAACGTGCGCGAGGTCATACGGCAGGCACACCAGTGGGCAAGCCTGTATGGCACTGGCGCCATCATCCTGGTGGGAGACGGCCAGGACCCGACGGTCGAGTTCGGCGAGGATGAAAGGCTGGTACGACTGGTTGCTCTTGACCGGCATTCGATCTCGGCCAGTACCGAGCGAGAGCAGAACGTGTTGTCTCCCGTTTTCGGGGAGCCGGTGACCTACACGATCAAAGGCATGCAGGAAATACACCGTAGCCGGGTCATTCTGGTTCGTGCTGTAGAGCGACCGCCTTCTGACGCAGAACGTCTGTGGGGCATCTCTGATCTGGAGGGCGTCATCGAGGCAGTCAAGCGGTTCGACATGCTGAGCCTGAATGTCGGTGACCTGGTAACCGAGTCCAAGGTGGATGTGTTCAAGATCCAGGGCTTCGCCAACAAGATCGCGGCTGGCTTCGAGAACGAAATCATCCAGTTGATCTCGTCAATCCAGGCGATCAAGTCGACCACCAACAGTGTCGTTGTCGATGGAGAAATCGAATACGAGCAGAAAGAACTGACCTTTACAGGCCTGAAGGACCTGCTGGTCGAGTTTCGCAATACCGTTGCCGGTGCGGCTGACATGCCCCTGACCGTGCTGTTCGGCCAGTCGGCGGCAGGGTTTGCCAGCGGTCAGGAGGACATCACGAACTACCACGAGTCAATCCATGGCCTGCAGGAGTCCCGCCTGCGTCATGTGTTCGACCGGCTGGATCCGATCCTGGCCCGCATGTTGTGGGGCAAGACCCCCGATGACTGGTGGTTCGAATTCCCGCCATTGACCGAGCTGACGGCAGAGCAGCGTGCCAACGTGCTGAATATCACCGCAACCGCCTGCGGCACCCTGCTTGACCGGGGCGTGCTGCGTGAAGACCAGATCCTGTCCGAGCTCAAGCAGTCCGAGCTTTTTGACAATGTCACAGAGCAGGACGTGACCGCAGCCAGGAGCCTTGCCGGTTCGCACGAGGAGGATCCATATGGATTTGCGCCAATTACTGGCATCGCAAGGCCGACAGACCCGACGAAACCGGCAGTTACGCCCGGCAACGCCCAGCAAGCGAACAGAGGTGTGGTACCGGCAGCAGCTGCTTGA
- a CDS encoding type I restriction endonuclease, which produces MTAAFKDRVLAHVEHIKKMGSLCSTEETTKQALILPLLDILGFSAFDPTKVKAEYQADFPGVKAGERVDYALFCHGVPVMFVEAKVHGEKLVNHCPQLSRYFNATPEVAVSAITNGKEWRFFTDLDNKNIMDAEPFLTIDLTTVTDADIQQLHRFRHDQFQPEALRTLAEESIYLAAFIKVISDSLRDVDTDFVRYVANRSSIQRQLNQRFLETITPLVRQAVERSVSAMVVSGLSASAKPQESPDDGRIEAEKPIDPTAPIVDPDNSRIVTTHTERQVFANAKLVLGDDADLHARDTESYFSVLYQGKTNRWLLRYFDNKQRPSIQLPFALSEQSRNEVSRAGLEIGAGEQIIIDRPENLLRLPGLLFDAYSYCSNDENFRRKQ; this is translated from the coding sequence ATGACGGCTGCGTTCAAGGACCGAGTGCTCGCACACGTTGAGCACATTAAAAAGATGGGCAGCCTGTGCTCGACCGAGGAAACCACGAAGCAAGCATTGATCCTGCCGTTACTGGATATTCTCGGCTTCAGCGCCTTTGACCCGACTAAAGTCAAAGCTGAATATCAAGCTGACTTTCCTGGTGTAAAAGCAGGGGAGCGCGTCGACTATGCGCTGTTCTGCCATGGTGTACCGGTGATGTTTGTCGAGGCCAAGGTCCACGGAGAAAAGCTGGTCAACCATTGCCCGCAGTTGTCTCGCTATTTCAATGCCACGCCGGAGGTTGCCGTATCGGCCATTACAAATGGCAAGGAATGGCGCTTCTTCACGGATCTCGACAACAAGAACATCATGGATGCTGAGCCGTTCTTGACGATCGACCTGACGACTGTCACCGATGCTGATATTCAGCAGCTGCATCGCTTCCGACATGACCAGTTTCAGCCGGAGGCCTTGCGTACCTTGGCTGAGGAAAGTATTTACCTAGCGGCCTTTATCAAGGTAATCAGTGACAGCCTTCGCGATGTAGACACTGACTTTGTCCGCTATGTTGCAAATCGTTCAAGCATCCAGCGCCAACTCAACCAGCGCTTCTTGGAGACAATCACACCATTGGTTCGTCAAGCGGTTGAACGCTCGGTCAGTGCAATGGTGGTATCGGGGTTGTCGGCAAGTGCCAAACCGCAAGAATCGCCGGATGATGGACGTATCGAAGCTGAAAAGCCGATTGATCCTACTGCGCCTATTGTTGATCCAGATAACAGCCGTATCGTGACTACGCATACCGAGCGCCAAGTTTTCGCCAATGCCAAGCTTGTACTTGGTGATGATGCGGATCTACATGCCCGTGATACGGAGAGCTACTTCAGCGTCCTGTACCAAGGAAAAACCAACCGCTGGTTACTGCGCTATTTTGATAACAAACAGCGCCCAAGCATTCAGCTACCTTTCGCATTATCCGAGCAGTCGCGCAATGAAGTTTCCCGCGCAGGGTTGGAAATAGGCGCAGGTGAACAGATAATTATTGATCGCCCAGAAAATCTGCTTCGGTTGCCAGGTCTGCTATTTGACGCCTACAGTTATTGCTCAAATGACGAAAATTTCCGCAGAAAACAGTAG
- a CDS encoding transcriptional regulator → MSSPGKLVKQQHISYWKKSEKVPAEYVLSIERETGVSRHELRPDLYPKEHQYSPHDSSLTTECEVVPMRKAG, encoded by the coding sequence ATCAGTTCGCCAGGGAAGCTCGTTAAGCAGCAGCACATTTCATATTGGAAAAAGTCCGAAAAGGTGCCGGCTGAGTACGTTTTGTCCATCGAACGTGAAACGGGGGTCTCCCGTCACGAACTACGGCCAGACCTCTACCCAAAAGAGCATCAATACTCGCCCCATGACTCAAGCCTAACTACCGAATGTGAAGTCGTCCCCATGAGAAAGGCAGGCTAG
- a CDS encoding phage regulatory CII family protein, with protein sequence MGAYAHVTAAAQMLAKRFHNGIAGLATVMGKNPTTLANKLNPNYDSNQLTLEEAAEITDRTQDPAIADALAALCNRTTVALPSGDISMKDLAREFCRLTAECGHVGHKIDEAEHPDSEWGEQISPGERKQIAIELRHLLSATVGMLRRVEG encoded by the coding sequence ATGGGAGCCTACGCACACGTCACGGCTGCGGCCCAGATGCTGGCCAAGCGGTTCCACAACGGCATCGCCGGGCTGGCCACGGTCATGGGCAAGAACCCGACCACGCTTGCCAACAAGCTGAACCCGAATTACGACAGCAACCAACTGACGCTGGAAGAAGCCGCCGAGATCACCGACCGGACGCAGGATCCCGCCATTGCGGATGCTTTGGCGGCCCTGTGCAACCGGACGACCGTTGCCCTGCCCTCTGGCGACATCAGCATGAAGGATCTTGCCCGCGAATTTTGTCGCCTGACGGCCGAATGCGGGCACGTTGGCCACAAGATCGACGAGGCCGAGCACCCCGACAGCGAATGGGGCGAGCAGATCAGCCCGGGAGAGAGGAAACAGATCGCCATCGAGTTACGGCACCTGCTTTCTGCAACCGTCGGGATGCTGCGCCGGGTGGAGGGGTGA
- a CDS encoding LexA family protein has translation MDKTYSAGTFSDFFQYEMCCCLTSFPGELIFAARSACDPACSMALSSAGADMVASLFSTDLPVVYNKQICQHNNKDFCNLILMETYAERLAWAMDRAAIGQNELARLVGIKQQSIQYLRNPKNAAGGSRYNAKIALALGVSPEWLEAGIGEPIADQARHKPGEACTSMPVNIEPAPGIRCLVPLISWVQAGNWSEVIDSLAPGDAEDWLPCMRHVGPHAFALRVRGVSMEPKYQDGDIIFVDPDAPAEHGRNVVVRLEDDNEATFKQLVVEGEHKFLKPLNPDWPGPKLLPINGNASLCGVVVGKWVSE, from the coding sequence ATGGACAAAACGTACTCAGCCGGCACCTTTTCGGACTTTTTCCAATATGAAATGTGCTGCTGCTTAACGAGCTTCCCTGGCGAACTGATTTTCGCTGCTAGAAGCGCCTGCGATCCCGCATGCTCAATGGCTTTGTCGAGTGCTGGTGCTGACATGGTAGCGTCCTTATTTTCAACAGATTTGCCTGTAGTTTATAACAAACAAATTTGTCAGCACAACAACAAAGATTTTTGTAACCTCATTCTCATGGAAACGTACGCAGAACGCCTTGCTTGGGCGATGGACCGCGCCGCTATTGGTCAGAATGAACTGGCCAGGCTGGTGGGTATCAAGCAGCAGTCGATCCAGTACCTGCGCAATCCAAAGAACGCAGCAGGAGGGAGTCGCTACAACGCCAAAATTGCGTTGGCACTGGGTGTTTCTCCCGAGTGGCTTGAAGCGGGTATAGGGGAGCCTATTGCAGATCAGGCACGACATAAGCCTGGTGAGGCATGCACATCCATGCCTGTCAACATAGAACCGGCCCCTGGCATTCGTTGTCTTGTTCCGTTGATTTCTTGGGTTCAGGCTGGAAACTGGAGCGAAGTGATTGATAGTCTGGCACCGGGGGACGCAGAAGACTGGCTACCCTGTATGCGGCATGTCGGACCGCATGCCTTTGCACTGCGTGTACGCGGAGTGTCGATGGAGCCGAAGTATCAGGATGGAGACATCATCTTTGTCGACCCAGATGCACCGGCCGAACATGGGCGAAACGTGGTAGTCCGTCTGGAAGACGATAATGAGGCAACCTTCAAACAACTTGTTGTTGAAGGTGAACACAAATTTCTCAAGCCGCTCAATCCTGACTGGCCAGGTCCAAAACTGTTACCTATCAATGGCAATGCGAGTCTATGCGGTGTAGTAGTTGGAAAATGGGTATCGGAGTAA
- a CDS encoding replication protein P: MYPNLWQANFPSEEATEAWKDTWVEAFCEEGITPQEIATALTVCRRRHERPPSLTQFLKACRPQANSDPEPAFYDAADQMVRRHAGQQETWPSPRHFWAAQRVGGDMLHLGWRELAGRWRAAWEQAAADADRPIPVAAPREQSLPAPGKTTRSEAEVSRMLSEARKQARKQSQDGQQYPDGLDLSWTEPINKAPASYPCISLQYAHAVRTRYGLSVSDALLSRLGMSRGSASN; the protein is encoded by the coding sequence ATGTACCCGAACCTCTGGCAGGCAAATTTCCCCAGCGAAGAGGCCACGGAGGCTTGGAAAGACACGTGGGTTGAGGCGTTCTGTGAAGAGGGAATCACTCCGCAGGAAATCGCCACGGCCCTGACCGTATGTCGCCGTCGGCACGAGAGGCCGCCCAGCCTGACGCAGTTCCTGAAAGCCTGTCGCCCGCAAGCCAACAGCGATCCCGAGCCGGCGTTCTACGACGCCGCCGACCAGATGGTCCGGCGCCATGCAGGCCAGCAGGAAACCTGGCCGAGCCCCCGGCATTTCTGGGCAGCCCAGCGCGTCGGGGGCGACATGCTGCATCTGGGCTGGCGTGAGCTGGCCGGACGCTGGCGTGCCGCTTGGGAACAGGCTGCAGCGGATGCGGACAGGCCGATCCCGGTTGCCGCACCACGGGAACAGTCCCTCCCCGCCCCGGGCAAGACTACCCGCTCCGAAGCCGAGGTATCGCGGATGCTCTCCGAAGCCCGGAAACAAGCCCGGAAGCAGTCGCAGGATGGCCAGCAGTATCCGGACGGTCTCGACCTGAGCTGGACCGAGCCAATCAACAAGGCGCCGGCCAGCTACCCGTGCATCTCGCTCCAGTACGCCCATGCGGTGCGCACCCGGTACGGCCTGTCCGTCAGCGACGCCCTGCTCTCACGGCTCGGCATGTCTCGTGGCAGCGCCAGCAACTAA
- a CDS encoding YodC family protein: MNDDNFKVGDVVRLKSGGPRMTIQRQDREGWLCVWFTSYEADKASYHSFPTEALALVKE; the protein is encoded by the coding sequence ATGAACGACGATAACTTTAAAGTTGGTGATGTTGTCCGGTTGAAGAGTGGCGGACCGCGCATGACCATCCAGAGACAGGATCGCGAGGGATGGCTATGCGTGTGGTTCACTTCTTACGAAGCTGATAAAGCCTCTTATCACTCTTTCCCGACTGAAGCCCTTGCTCTGGTCAAGGAATAG
- a CDS encoding RecB family exonuclease yields MNTIITIRASSLAELFDCPARWAAKHLLGMRLPSSGAARLGTAVHAGTALFDQSRLDGNPLTADEAAGALVDALHGKDDTEGNGEVDWGDTDPRSAEKIGLALHARYCADIAPHQDYTGVEVSCERLEITDLGIALTGTTDRIRRLPDGQLGIADLKTGGRAVGSDGAAVTQGHGPQMGVYELIAEFAVGQPLTAPAQIIGLQTGKTASAQRVGTGEIHGARDALLGDEERPGLLQHASRLIHSGSFYGNPKSVLCSARYCPAHATCKFKG; encoded by the coding sequence ATGAACACCATCATCACGATCCGCGCCAGCTCGCTGGCTGAACTGTTCGATTGCCCGGCCCGATGGGCGGCCAAACACCTGCTCGGTATGCGCCTGCCGTCATCCGGTGCCGCCCGGCTCGGTACCGCGGTACATGCCGGTACCGCCCTGTTTGACCAATCCCGGCTGGATGGCAATCCGCTGACCGCCGACGAAGCGGCCGGCGCCCTGGTCGATGCCTTGCACGGCAAGGATGACACCGAGGGCAACGGGGAGGTCGACTGGGGCGACACCGATCCGCGCTCGGCCGAGAAGATCGGGCTGGCGCTGCATGCCCGGTACTGCGCCGACATTGCCCCGCACCAGGACTACACGGGCGTCGAAGTCTCATGCGAGAGACTGGAAATCACGGACCTGGGCATTGCGCTGACCGGCACCACCGACCGTATCCGCCGGCTACCGGATGGCCAGCTCGGCATTGCCGACCTCAAGACCGGGGGCAGGGCAGTGGGCAGTGATGGCGCCGCCGTGACCCAGGGCCACGGGCCGCAGATGGGCGTGTACGAGCTGATCGCCGAGTTTGCCGTCGGCCAGCCCCTGACCGCGCCGGCCCAGATCATCGGCCTGCAGACCGGCAAGACGGCCAGTGCCCAGCGTGTCGGCACCGGGGAAATCCACGGCGCCCGGGATGCGCTGCTCGGTGATGAAGAGCGGCCCGGACTGCTCCAGCACGCCAGCCGGCTGATCCATTCCGGATCCTTCTACGGCAATCCGAAATCCGTCCTCTGCTCGGCCAGGTATTGCCCGGCCCACGCGACCTGCAAGTTCAAAGGCTAA
- a CDS encoding H-NS histone family protein has protein sequence MNAPLDFRQMTADTIGKDLLQALVQEVRLMPDVWPKLNQHRQNEIIDRLRKRVDTNVRMAVHILASEGRTTVVGELDQVVRKDGIKAVFKINSAAAGRHDLFDSEGKACLIVVADAGENLAGMDEVAGEPDQRAMDLGHEYHDNDGGGMDGPAAGGNVIDAEPATGQMPPALPAPDEATVTDLERDQAWENGWRAAEAGEPESACPVQTGELCIQWVKGWKAWHEQQEEERAGREAATASREITVRFRHPQNQDMTWSGRGRKPAWVQEWLDKGGSLADLDVSNDDQQAA, from the coding sequence ATGAATGCCCCTCTCGATTTTCGCCAGATGACTGCCGACACCATCGGAAAAGACCTGTTGCAGGCACTGGTGCAGGAGGTTCGCCTGATGCCCGACGTGTGGCCAAAGCTGAACCAGCACCGGCAAAACGAAATCATTGACCGCCTCCGCAAGCGTGTGGATACCAACGTGCGCATGGCCGTACACATCCTGGCCAGCGAAGGCCGCACCACGGTGGTCGGCGAGCTGGATCAGGTCGTGCGCAAGGACGGTATCAAGGCCGTGTTCAAGATCAACAGCGCTGCTGCCGGCCGTCATGACCTGTTCGACAGTGAAGGCAAGGCATGCCTGATCGTCGTTGCTGACGCTGGCGAGAACCTGGCCGGCATGGACGAAGTGGCCGGAGAGCCGGACCAGCGTGCCATGGACCTTGGTCACGAGTACCACGACAACGACGGCGGCGGCATGGATGGGCCGGCCGCGGGCGGCAACGTGATTGATGCCGAACCGGCCACCGGGCAGATGCCACCCGCCTTGCCCGCTCCGGACGAAGCCACGGTCACAGACCTCGAACGTGATCAGGCATGGGAAAACGGCTGGCGTGCGGCAGAGGCCGGCGAGCCGGAAAGCGCCTGCCCGGTACAGACCGGCGAGCTGTGCATCCAGTGGGTCAAGGGCTGGAAAGCCTGGCATGAACAGCAGGAAGAGGAGCGGGCCGGGCGGGAAGCCGCCACCGCAAGCCGCGAGATCACTGTCCGGTTCCGCCATCCGCAGAATCAGGACATGACCTGGTCGGGGCGTGGCCGCAAACCGGCATGGGTGCAGGAGTGGCTCGACAAGGGTGGCTCGCTTGCAGACCTGGATGTGAGCAACGACGACCAGCAGGCCGCCTGA
- the terL gene encoding phage terminase large subunit, which translates to MLPETRSSTTTDAARQLAIQVEAQEDLYFFARYMFKRRKGFKWLHNWHHRAVCDALMRVYRGECKRLIINIPPRYSKTELAVVNFIAWAMGKAPDSEFIHVSYATPLARNNSVNARSLMQHEAYGEVFPAVTLDSDAGAHWTTTAGGVMYATGAGGTITGFGAGKIREGFGGAIIVDDPHKPDEVRSDTIRRGVIDWFQNTLESRCNSPETPIIVIMQRLHEQDLSGWLIDGGNGEDWEVVSLSAITESGEALWPEKHSLDDLARLSQTNSYVFSGQYLQKPTPPGGAIIKGEWFPRYRVIPPLRWRAAYVDTAQKAGQHNDYTVFTHAGMGIDGRIYILDVRRQKVDAVGLEKLARDLYASWRISNTVTQVPFRYFAIEDKSSGTGLIQQLKERHRIPVKPVKRLAGQDKYSRVMDVQGHLESGFVCLPEEAPWVADFIAECEAFTATDAHAHDDQVDTLADCVSDMLAGGVSMLDIL; encoded by the coding sequence GTGCTGCCCGAAACAAGATCCTCGACGACTACTGACGCGGCGAGACAGCTGGCCATCCAGGTTGAGGCACAAGAGGATCTCTACTTTTTTGCGCGCTACATGTTCAAGCGGCGCAAGGGATTCAAGTGGCTGCACAACTGGCACCATCGGGCCGTATGCGATGCCCTGATGCGGGTGTACCGCGGCGAGTGCAAGCGGCTGATCATCAATATCCCGCCACGCTATTCCAAAACCGAACTGGCAGTGGTGAACTTCATTGCCTGGGCGATGGGCAAGGCTCCCGACAGCGAGTTCATCCACGTCAGCTATGCTACGCCACTGGCACGGAACAACAGCGTCAATGCCCGATCGCTGATGCAGCACGAGGCTTACGGTGAAGTGTTCCCCGCGGTGACGCTCGACTCTGATGCCGGCGCACACTGGACTACAACCGCCGGTGGCGTGATGTATGCCACGGGCGCAGGCGGCACGATCACCGGTTTCGGTGCCGGAAAAATCCGCGAGGGCTTCGGCGGCGCGATCATCGTAGACGACCCGCACAAGCCTGACGAAGTGCGCTCGGACACGATCCGGCGCGGTGTGATCGATTGGTTCCAGAACACACTCGAATCACGCTGCAATAGCCCGGAGACACCGATCATCGTGATCATGCAACGTCTGCATGAGCAGGATCTGTCCGGATGGTTAATTGATGGTGGCAACGGAGAGGACTGGGAAGTTGTCAGCCTGTCCGCAATTACCGAATCAGGAGAGGCGCTGTGGCCTGAAAAGCATAGCCTTGATGATCTTGCGCGCCTGAGCCAGACCAACAGTTACGTATTCTCTGGTCAGTATCTCCAAAAGCCGACGCCCCCAGGTGGGGCAATCATCAAGGGTGAATGGTTCCCGAGGTACAGGGTCATTCCCCCGCTACGTTGGCGGGCTGCTTACGTGGACACGGCCCAGAAGGCTGGCCAGCACAACGACTACACCGTATTCACCCATGCCGGCATGGGCATCGACGGCAGGATCTACATCCTTGATGTCCGTCGACAGAAAGTGGATGCAGTCGGCCTGGAAAAGCTGGCCAGAGACCTCTACGCCAGCTGGCGGATTAGCAACACGGTGACACAGGTACCGTTCCGGTATTTCGCCATTGAGGACAAGTCGTCTGGCACAGGGCTGATCCAGCAGCTCAAAGAGCGTCACCGCATACCGGTCAAGCCGGTCAAACGCTTGGCAGGTCAGGACAAGTACTCGCGAGTAATGGACGTACAAGGTCACCTTGAAAGCGGATTCGTCTGCTTGCCCGAGGAGGCGCCATGGGTAGCCGATTTCATTGCCGAATGTGAGGCATTCACCGCTACTGATGCGCATGCCCACGACGACCAGGTCGATACCCTCGCCGACTGCGTCAGCGACATGCTGGCCGGCGGCGTTTCCATGCTGGACATCCTATGA